The following proteins are encoded in a genomic region of Nicotiana sylvestris chromosome 4, ASM39365v2, whole genome shotgun sequence:
- the LOC138889961 gene encoding uncharacterized protein — MVGEKVLLKVSPMKGLMKFEKKGKLSPQFIGPFEVLQRIEEVAYKIALPPSLSSVHLVFHVSMLRKYNGDLSHVLDFSTVQLDDDLTYDVEPMAILERQVRKLRSKDITSVKVHLRGQSLEEAT, encoded by the coding sequence atggttggggagaaggttctactgaaggtttcacccatgaagggtctTATGAAATtcgagaagaagggcaagttgagccctcagttcatagggccttttgaggtacttcagaggattgaggaggtggcttacaagattgccttgccacctagcttgtcgagtgtgcatctagtattccatgtttctatgctccgaaagtataacGGTGATCTgtcccatgttttggatttcagcacggttcagttggatgatgatttgacttatgatgtagagccgatggctattttggagcggcaggtccgaaagttaagatcaaaggatataacttcagtgaaagtgcatcTGAGAGGTCAGTccttggaggaggctacttga